ctcaggAGGGTGGTAGATCACACATGTCAaggaagccctcctgttgtaggcctcaaagaaccaatgttcctccatgttaaacactttgtgtaacctagtgtaaccttatgtactaatagctgcaaaaatgtagtgttagcagttagttttcggttgtaacagccagttctctgttgTAATACACtgaagctaggctaaagcccgctcaaggccattttaaaatactgtatgcatgtctcagcagcggagaggggggaggaagggagaagacaaaagattgaatgagaagagatactgcagctggatgggaaaggaggggggagtgagaaATCAACTAGTCAGCatgaaaaagttttgtagtaaacaactgggatataaaaggaagaaactgcttgttttaggggggcaggatttgagattttctccctttgcaccttatttgagctcaaataaacttggtttgcttctccaccctggtgtgtttattggcacagcacaccaggcgacggaccccccgttgcttggcctcaggcagttatctgctgGCAACACGATGGTCCTGAGCCCATCACACTGGCCAGCTGATAGCTCCCAGACCGACTTCCCAGGACAGATATGATGGGACAATCCTGGAGAAACACAGACATTGGCAACTCTAGCAGGGTATGGAATTAAAAAGGGATCCCAGGAGTGGGCAATGTGGGGACCCCAGGCTAGGTTGCAGAGAGCTGGTAAATGGAGGGAGGTGTGGGGACCAatgccagcagagagagagagagagagagagagtgtgtgtgtgtgcgtgcgtgcgcagGAGGAAGAAATGCAGAGGCTGTGTAGGATGTTGCAAtacaggagctgtgggggaggcagcaatcagggctgtgtgtgtgtgcagagcaatgcaggggctgtgggggtgcagtgcaggagctgtgtgtgtgtgcagagcaatGCAGGGGGTGTAATGCAGTAGCTGTGAGTGTGCAGAGCAATGCAGGAGCTGTGTGTGCGCAGAGCaatgcaggggctgtgggggtgcagtgcAGGAGCTGTGTGTGCGCAGAGCAATGCAGGGGGTGTAGTGCAGTAGCTGTGAGTGTGCAGAGCAATgcagaggctgtgggggtgcagagcaATGCAGCCGCTGTGAAGGGAGGTGTTGCAAGGGAGGGGCTgcgtgcggggtgggggggcgagCGCTGAGTGCCGCATTCCCCCGCCCGCCCCGCAGAGGTCCCTGCTCTCCCCGCAGCCCGGCCAGGCTCGCCCTGCAGCGCGCTCAGCCGAGGCGGAGGGAGGGGCGGAGCGGAGCTCGGCGAACATGGCTgcggagggagaaggaggaagccGCCAGGCCGTGCAAACCCTGCAGGTACCGGCGGGGCTGCTGCGGCTGCGGCCGGGGGGGCGAACTCTGCGTCTGCGTCAGCCGGCTGTGAGCGAgagcgacacacacacacacacacacacaaagcagtgcactgatacactgaccccccgatacacacacacacacacacacacagagcaatgcacTGATACACTGAcccccgatacacacacacacacacatagagcaTTGCACAGCTACACCGGCCCCCTGgtatactcacacacacacacagagcaatgcacTGATACACCGACCCCccgacacatacacacacacacacacacacacagcagtgaaCAGACACACCGAccccccgatacacacacacacaaagcagtgCACAGATACACTGACCCCCccgatacacacacatacacacagacacaccgaccccccgatacacacacacacagagcaatgcacTGATACACTAACcccccagtacacacacacacacagaacaatgCACAGATATACCGCccccccgatacacacacacagcattgcacAGACACACTGACCCccctgatacacacacacacccccccgatACACACAGACCAATACATAGATACACCGACcctcccgacacacacacacacacacagagcaatgcacAGACACACCGATACACATccccccgatacacacacacagaccaataCACAGAAACACCGACCCctccgagacacacacacataccaatgCACAGACACACTGATACACCCCCCTGATACACACAGACCAATACATAGATACACCGAccccccgatacacacacacacacagcaatgcacagacacaCCGATACACATCCCCTCCGATACACACACAAAGACCAATACACAGATACACCGAccccccgatacacacacacacacacacacacacacacacagaacattgCACAGATATACCGACCCCTTcgatacacacgcacacagagcaatgcacagacacatcgatacacacacacacacacagcaatgcaCAGATACACCAACTGCCTGGGCATAGGTACTTAGGGCTACATAGATAaatgcacacacatacagacacacacaaagcagtgcacacatgcacaccaattcatacacacacacgagAAAAGCACAGATACACACCAATGCCTGCACACACAGTGGTACATACACTGATCCCTGTGTGTACACGCATTCTCTCTTATCCCTGCACACACACCAGTGCACACTGATCCCTGCACGCACACAATGTATCCACAcaatgatacacacacacacacactaatcacTGTGCATCCACACCAATACTCACACTGATCcgtgcacaaacacacagagagatgcgcacacacacatagcCTCGCCCTATATCTCCTTTACACTGCCCTCTGCCTTTGCAATTCCTGTGTCTGAATTAACCTCTCCCTTTTGCCATATGTTTTTCCCTGCACCCTCTCTCTGAGGATCTGGGTGGGTTTAGCCATTTTCCTTTTGCTGTTTAAAGCCCCCAGCCCAAGATGTGTGCAAATAACAGGCATGTAATGGGAAACAGCCTGTAAAATGCGCTGGGATGTAACATTTGTACACTGCCTTGATTAACTGTGCACTGGGTTTGTAATTAAAATCATtagcagagggaggagggaggggtctGACTGTCTTGGGGTCACTGAGATTTGGGGCATTAAGAGGCTGGCTGGGGCACTAGACTTGGGTCCCATTTCCATTTCCACTTCCACCGTTGAGCTTGGGGAAGTCAtttcccctctgtgcctcactttccctgcctacaaaatggggataatggtcaTTCCTTTGCCTGTTTAGACAGGGGAGCTTTTTGGAGCAGGATCTGTCTCCCACcgtgtgcagtgcccagcacaataggGGGTCTCTgtcggggtctgtgcagtgcctggcacaatggggccctggtctcgGTCGGGATCTCTGCAGAGTCGGGCACAAtgagggccctgatctcggttggggtctgtgtagcacccagcacaatggggccctgatctcagtcggggtctgtgcagcacccagcacaacgtgTGCTCTGACATTGGACAAGTGCTACCATAAAATGgattattaataataacaatGGTGAAAGCCATGAGAGACTGCAGAGTGCGAGGCCTGTACATCAGCTGGTAGGGCTCATATCTACAGATTGATCCTCTGGGCACTTTGAATGACACCTAGGTGTGATCACGGCCTCACTGGTTACCACACAGACCCCTAATAAGATTGGGGTTCTGTTGTGCCAAGTGTTGCCCAGACCCACTGAAGTGAGGGAcccttgtgctgggtgctgcacagacccacaGTGAGACAGTGCCTCCCTGAAGAGCTTGTCATCTAAAATGGATGAGATCAGAACTGCATATTGGATTGGGAAGCCCAGTTCCCATTAATTAGCGTTTTGGGACTGGGATGCTGTtctgttctgtgcttgtacagcatctagcgcagaggagccctgggccatgacaggggctcctaggcactatggtaaaaCATCTAATGGGAACTGATTTCCAAATTCCTCAgccagctttgaaaatcccaacctaggCAGGAAACTGAGAGATTCAGTTACATGGATTTGCAAATGAGCCTAATTGGCTTTCAGTTGCATTTGAGGGCTTCATTCCTTTAAAATCCCTAGCctagtgacttacccaaggttacTGGTATAGTCTCTGGTAAAGCTGGGCTTTGAACCCTGGTTTCGTGAGTGTTaggctagtgccttaaccaccagGCTACGTGCCCCCTTAGGCAGCTGTGGCTGCTAGGGTGTAGTTTACCGATGTGATcgttcccacccctgcccctctcacccGCCTGTCCCCCATCCTCACAGGAATTGGTCGATGGCCTGTACTATTTCCGGGATCACTACTTTGAAAGCCACAGCGTGGAGGATGCTGGGAGAAAGCAGCAGGATGTGCTGGAGGAAATGGAGAAAACGCTACAGCAGATGGGCGAGATAGATGGTAACTGGGTATAAGAGGGAAATGCACCCCCTGCCCTAAAGGGGAAAACCTCacatcccattccccacccccatgagCTAGCCAGACCTAGGGCCCCCTGGGGCTGGATTGGATCTGGAGCCCCTTAGAGGGGAAAATCCCCATGCCCCATTCCTCACCCCCTGAGCCAACTAgtcccccgccctggggctggattggaGCGGGTGACCCTAGAGGGGTAAGGACCAGTGTCCCATTTCTCACCTCCTGAGCCATTCAGCCCCCTGCCGCGGGACTGGAGGCGAGCTGATGTCCCCAAGAGGGGaagggcccctgccccattcctcaccCCCTGACCCAGCCAGCCCACTGCCCTGAGGTGGGGATTTGTGCCACAGGCTATGCCCTCCCTTTGCGTCTCTGTCTCTCCAGATTGTTCCCAAGGCCGGGCTTGGGCGCTGATGCTGAAGGGGAAGGCTCTGAACGTTACACCCGACTACAAGCCCCAGGCTGAGGAGCTGTTGGCCAAGGCTGTGAAACTGGACCCGGAGCTGGTGGAAGCCTGGAACCAGCTGGGCGAGGCCTACTGGAAAAAGGGCGATATCACAGCAGCCTACACCTGCTTCTCTGGGGCCCTGGGGCATGTGAGTCCCACCCCCAGGCATCCCGGTGGGCTGGTTTGGCCGATCCTAGGGGTTAGAGAAGGGAGAGACCCAGTTGTCCAATGGGGGGCTGGGTAGCTGGAGCCAAGGGGGCTGACCTggtggaggggcggggggctgatTCCAGGAaggggagccagggctggctgggccGAGGGGCcagttcaggagaggggagggaaggggagctaGGGCTGGTCAATTTGAAGGCAGAGAGGGCATGGGTGGGGAGGCGGGAGGCCGGGCTGAGGTGCTGACCCTGGCTCCATGTCTGTCCCCAGCAGAAGAACAAGGTCTCGCTGCAGAATCTGTCCATGGTGCTGCGGCAGCTGCGAGCCGAGAGCACAGAGCAGCACACCCAGAACGTCATGGACAGTGTCCGTCAGGCCAAGCTGGCTGTCCAGATGGACGTGCAGGATGGCCGGTCGTGGTGTGAGTGACAGCCCCTTTCTCTCCTCCAGGCACTGCTCCTGCTCACTCCTTGCTTCAAGGGACACTGGGACCCCACATGGCACCagctgggaggggctcaggcttcTCAGTGTGCTCTCCAACTTCCTGCCCGTCACCTGACTTGGGGTAGAATAGTATACCCCAGCGATATCCCTGCAGTCAACCCTCCATTCTCAGCTGTAGCCATCCATTCCCCTCAGCTATatccctccacccatccatcctcAGCTATAGCCGTCCCTCCACCCATCCTCAGCTGGAGTCATCCATCAGTCCTCTATTCTCAGCTATATGCCTCCAACCAGCCAGCTGTTTATCTTCTTTGACGTCCTCTGTCCATTTGTTCTCTATGCTATCCTTTGTGTCTCTCTGCCGCAGACATCCTGGGAAATGCCTACCTCTCGCTGTTCTTCAACACAGGCCAGAACCCCAGTATCTCCCAGCAGGCCCTAAGTGCGTATGCCCAGGCGGTAGGTACTGCCCTGTCTTCTACTTGTTGCAAGGGAGccatgtgctgcagggagcagggcagaacGCTCAATGGGGACGCTCTGATAATGATTTCCTCTCCATCCTAGGAAAAGGTGGATCCTACAGCATCCTGTAACCCAGACCTGCACCTCAACAGAGCTACGGTGagaaggtgggagggaggggagtggaagGTGTAACCAAAAGGAGTCAAGGTCTCAGAGGGGCACTTTCCCCTGGGAGGCAGTGCCAGCATCAGTTCCCCAGTGTGGTTTTAGGGGCTCTGTGTCCCTGagtctgctgccccctgctggaaggCATGAGCTCTGTACTTTCTggtctaaccattagaccccactcccctcccaaagccaggaattaaacccatGAGTCCCGATTCCCTGCATGTGCTGCTCTAACCTAGTGGGCTTCCCCTTATCTCCCTCACACCTTGAGCCAGGAatggaaaccaggagtcctggttcccagcctccTCACTCTAACGCACTAGAGTCCTTGTGCCAAGCCCCACTGCTGTAACCCTCGCACTATGCTGTGTTTCTCTTGAGTCAGCTGCATAAATACGAGGAGAATTATACGGAGGCCCTGGAGGGGTTTTCCCGTGCGACAACCCTTGACCCAGCCTGGCCCGAACCCCAGAAGcgccagcagcagcttctggatTTCCTGGAGCGACTCACCAGCCTCCTGGAGAACAAGGTAGAgcatctctcctcctccctgctctcccctgcctggcTTACAGGGAGACATGTCTCAGTCAGTGaccctgccctccttcctccccctgcaggGCAAAGTGAAGGTTAAGAAGCTGCAGAGCATGTTGGGAAGCCTGCGCCCATCCCACCTGGGCCCCTGTGGGGATGGGCGGTACCAGGGGTCCTCAGGCCATAAGGTGGCACTGGAGCATCGGCTCCTGAGCGCCTTACAGCCGGGTGTGAACACTGGGGCtgtagtgctgggcagggtggtcTTCAGCCTCACCACGGACGAGAAGGTGCCCTTGTGAGTAccacctgtccatccatccatctgtagtGCTTTTTGTTGATGTTGCCTATCCTCCTGCTGTCCATCTGTCAGTCCTGAGCTATGTTGATCCATCCATCTTGCTACCCATCTgtcagtcctgagccctgttcGTCCTGCTGTCCATCTGTCAGTCCTGAGCTCTGTCCATCCTTCTGTCCATCTGTCAGTCCTGAGCTCTGTCCATCCTTCTGTCAGTCCTGAGCTCCATTCACCCACCCATCTTCCTCAGTGCTGTACACCCATCCAACCATTCTCATAGCCATCCATGTggccttccatccatccatctatgcATCCTCAGCACCATCCGTCTGTCCCCTCACCTCCTGTCCCATCACCTTACTCACACTCTTGCCTGGTTTTCTGGCAGCACGTTCGGCCTGGTTGACTCCAAGGGCCCCTGTTTTGCTGTCACTGTCTATAACATGGTCCAGAGCTGGGGTGTGCTCATCGGCGACTCAGTGGCCATCCCTGAGCCGCACCTCCGGCATCACCACGTCCAGCACGAGGGCAAGGTGAGTGTGGCCCggtcctccctgccccaggcttagTGCTGGAGGGATTCCTAGGCCTGGCCCTGCGGGAGGAGGGATATGGGAATTCACCAGAAATAGGTTGATACAGAACTGTAGCCCTTCTTCAGTTTAAGGGTTAATCCCCACCCTTTCCTCATGCCCCTCCCTCCACCTgtttcttcccacccccactgcgATGGCTGGAGGCATGAATGAACTCCACACTTCCTGTCTGCTAAGTACATCACTTCCTATGTGAACTGTTAGACCTCAGTTACAGGGCCACGGATGCCAGAGTGATGGGGCCTTTCTCACAGCATGGTGGGGGCGATGTGTCTTTCTCATCCCCCTTTATATGAGGTAGAGGAAATGCCTTTAAATTGGGGGAGGCGGGTTGCAATTCCCTACCCCAATATTCACCCCTATGTCCAGGGAAGCAGAAGCCCACTAGTTGCCCAGCAGGGAAAAAGTTAATTTTGACTCTGTTGCTGGGAGATTGGGCACCTACTCCCTCACTAGAGCACATCTCAGTCTTCTGCAGGAAGGTGGGAGAACAACACACTGGCTCTTCAGGTTTTTTACAGCTGCCTATGGGATTTGGGCTCCTGAGACCTGTTAAATTTGGGCAACCAGATCCCGTAGGCAGGTTTGGAACCCTCAGCACATGAAATGAAAATCACCATCAGTAGGAGTTAACAGTGGAATTTGCCCAGCCTCATAGATGGGTGGGGAAATTTCAATCCATGATGTGCAAACATCCATCATAGGATTCCAGAGCTAACCGCCCTTCTGACTGACTTCTCTGTCTCCACGGTACCCCCAGAGCTTCTCCTTCCCCGGGATCCGTGTGGAGACCCCACTCCTGCTGGTGGTGAATGGCAAGACGCAGGGACCTGGCACCCAGGCGGCAGCTAGAGTGGCATACCGAGTGCAGAGCGAATGATGCTCTGGGGAGAGAATGTGCAAAGATAGCTTCTTGCCCTCCCTGCTACTGGAGGGGTCAGACTTGTCCTGCTGTTTGCTACCCTCTGGTGGATCCCATGAATATAATGGCTTAGAGAGGCTTGTGGGGCCGACAGGGGATTTACAACTGGGTATTGGGGCAAAGGATGGGGACTGAGAATGgggtgatttcccccccccccccgcacgcacacacacaaagaggaaCAGAGGTCCCTCTTTTCCCATCCTCTCTCCACTCAACATGGCCATCTCTCCCATGGCAATGAGCTCTACCCAAGCTCTGCTCCTGGTACCCCAAAAAACCACTCCAATGGGCTGATCCCAGGTGTGAAGAAATTGCACTGGGACTAGGAGACCCCTACCAAGCCCACCAATGCCTCCTTCATcagcacctgtgctctgccctttctcctcctctccttttccacactcccccttcctgtctccttcccatgggctgGAATCACTGGCCCTGATCCCCCTCGGTTTGTCTGGCTTATGACGTAGGGACAGTCAAAGATGATTAAAGGGTGTTGTAGGTGCCTAGTCCCTGTGGGTTTGGGGGTCGGACTTTTTTAGGGCCCTTTCACAGCAGGTCTGGCCcgaggccctgctctgtgtgtgtacagaacGGGTCTGGCCTggggggccctgctctgtgtgtgtgtgtacagagcgAGTCTGGCCcgggggccctgctctgtgtgtg
Above is a genomic segment from Gopherus flavomarginatus isolate rGopFla2 chromosome 11, rGopFla2.mat.asm, whole genome shotgun sequence containing:
- the LOC127031115 gene encoding tetratricopeptide repeat protein 5-like, whose product is MAAEGEGGSRQAVQTLQELVDGLYYFRDHYFESHSVEDAGRKQQDVLEEMEKTLQQMGEIDDCSQGRAWALMLKGKALNVTPDYKPQAEELLAKAVKLDPELVEAWNQLGEAYWKKGDITAAYTCFSGALGHQKNKVSLQNLSMVLRQLRAESTEQHTQNVMDSVRQAKLAVQMDVQDGRSWYILGNAYLSLFFNTGQNPSISQQALSAYAQAEKVDPTASCNPDLHLNRATLHKYEENYTEALEGFSRATTLDPAWPEPQKRQQQLLDFLERLTSLLENKGKVKVKKLQSMLGSLRPSHLGPCGDGRYQGSSGHKVALEHRLLSALQPGVNTGAVVLGRVVFSLTTDEKVPFTFGLVDSKGPCFAVTVYNMVQSWGVLIGDSVAIPEPHLRHHHVQHEGKSFSFPGIRVETPLLLVVNGKTQGPGTQAAARVAYRVQSE